Proteins encoded in a region of the Zea mays cultivar B73 chromosome 2, Zm-B73-REFERENCE-NAM-5.0, whole genome shotgun sequence genome:
- the LOC606417 gene encoding protein disulfide isomerase 12 has product MISSSKLKSVDFYRKIPRDLTEASLSGAGLSIVAALAMVFLFGMELSSYLAVNTTTSVIVDRSSDGEFLRIDFNMSFPALSCEFASVDVSDVLGTNRLNITKTVRKYSIDRNLVPTGSEFHPGPIPILNKHGDDVEEDHVDGAFSLSSRNFDSFSHQYPVLVVNFYAPWCYWSNRLKPSWEKTAKIMRERYDPEMDGRILLGKVDCTEEVELCRRNHIQGYPSIRVFRKGSDIKENQGHHDHESYYGERDTESLVAAMETYVANIPKEAHALEDKSNKTVDPAKRPAPMASGCRIEGFVRVKRVPGSVVISARSGSHSFDPSQINVSHYVTQFSFGKRLSPRMLHEFIRLTPYLRGYHDRLAGQSYTVKHGEVNANVTIEHYLQVVKTELVTQRSSKELKVLEEYEYTAHSSLVHSFYVPVVKFHFEPSPMQVLVTEVPKSFSHFITNVCAIIGGVFTVAGILDSIFHNTLRMVKKIELGKNI; this is encoded by the exons ATGATCTCGTCCAGCAAGCTCAAGTCCGTCGACTTCTACAG GAAAATACCTAGGGATTTGACCGAGGCATCACTATCTGGCGCTGGATTATCCATTGTAGCAGCATTAGCAATGGTTTTTTTGTTTGGAATG GAGTTGAGCAGTTACTTAGCAGTCAATACTACCACATCTGTGATCGTTGATAGGAGTTCAGATGGGGAGTTTTTACGGATAGATTTCAATATGAG CTTTCCTGCGCTTTCATGTGAATTTGCATCAGTTGATGTTAGTGACGTGCTGGGAACA AACAGATTGAACATAACGAAAACTGTTCGAAAGTATTCAATTGATCGGAATTTAGTACCAACTGGATCAGAATTCCACCCTGGCCCTATCCCCATTCTCAATAAGCATGGAGATGATGTTGAAGAGGATCACGTGGATGGTGCATTTTCATTGTCATCTCGCAATTTTGATAGCTTTTCACACCA ATATCCTGTTTTGGTTGTCAACTTCTATGCTCCCTGGTGTTACTGGAGCAATCGACTG AAACCTTCATGGGAGAAGACAGCAAAAATAATGAGGGAGAG ATATGACCCTGAAATGGATGGTAGAATCCTTCTAGGCAAGGTTGACTGCACTGAGGAAGTTGAATTGTGTAGGAG AAACCACATACAAGGATACCCATCCATTCGTGTTTTCCGTAAAGGGTCTGATATAAA GGAGAATCAGGGTCACCATGATCATGAATCATACTATGGTGAACGTGATACTGAGAGTTTAGTCGCG GCAATGGAAACATATGTTGCAAACATCCCAAAAGAGGCTCATGCTTTGGAAGACAAATCCAATAAGACTGTTGATCCTGCAAAGCGCCCTGCTCCAATGGCCAGTGGGTGCAGAATAGAAGGCTTTGTGCGTGTCAAAAGG GTTCCAGGGAGTGTTGTTATCTCAGCTCGATCTGGATCTCACTCGTTTGATCCATCCCAGATAAATGTTTCGCACTATGTGACACAGTTCTCATTTGGCAAAAGACTTTCCCCAAGGATGCTGCATGAATTCATAAGACTTACTCCCTATCTTCGTGGATACCATGATAGACTAGCTGGCCAGTCTTATACTGTTAAGCATGGTGAGGTTAACGCCAATGTTACT ATTGAGCACTACCTACAAGTTGTAAAGACTGAGCTTGTAACACAGAGGTCCTCAAAGGAACTGAAAGTGCTTGAGGAATACGAATACACAGCACACAGCAGCTTGGTGCACAGCTTCTATGTTCCTGTTGTGAAATTCCATTTTGAGCCTTCTCCCATGCAG GTCTTGGTAACTGAAGTCCCGAAATCCTTCTCCCATTTCATCACAAATGTCTGCGCTATCATCGGTGGGGTCTTCACG GTTGCTGGAATACTGGATTCCATCTTTCACAACACACTCAGGATGGTGAAGAAGATTGAGCTAGGAAAGAACATTTAA